TAGAACCTAGATTTTCGCAAGGCATCTATCTAATTCAAAGTCCGCTTCTTGAACATTGCTTCTAATTGTTCTTTTAGCTGTTCTTGACCCTCTAAGACAGAGTAGAGCCGACCTAAGGATGGCAAAGGAGACTTTAGAACGTATCCAAGAGACGGTGGTGGCATAGTTCTCTCCTTTCTTCGCTGCGACTAGCTCTGCCAACCTGTTATGGTATCTCTTGCACTCTTCTCCCATGCCACCTGTTGTTGTAAATACTAACGGTGTAAATGTTGCCTGTTCCACGTCCATCACTCTTCGCGTATACAATCTCTTCTTGTCGTTCTCGTGCTGCTTGTATATCTGCTTGAGGTCCAGGTCTCTATAAGAATCAGCGTTGGGGTAGCATACCCGTACATCAAAGAACGCTGACCTTTGCCTTTCCCAAAAACCTCTGGCATGGATGTCTAGGCGAGCGTCGGGAGCTCTGTTAGCTCCGCTTGGCAGCGACTCTCCCGTGAGCTCCTGGAGGACGGGCTCAATCTCGACATCATTGCAGACCATGCTGAGCATGTCTGCCTCAAGATCTCTCAGTTCATTATGGCGCTGTATTATGAAGCCTCCACGCCTGCAGACCATGGCATGATCAACATTAAAGACATCGCCACACACGCAAATAGATGGCTTATCGGCGATTTCCCAGTCATATCTGAGCTTTAGAGCGTCTCGAAACTCGCCCTTGTTCAGAGTGAAGCCCATTTCATCGATCGGTATGACTGTCAGCCAGTTAGATGCACCTTTTTCAGAAGCAAGTTCAACCGCGCGCTGTGTCTTCAGAGTAAGAGAGTTCTTAATGTCATTCAGTTTTGTTCGAAGCACTTCGTTTTTCTCTCTTCGCACACTCTGCTGTAGTGAGTTAACAATGGCATCGTCTGGTTTTTCATGGGCTTGTGAAACAATTTTCTCAACTAGTGGCGCTGTGGTCTTCATTGACGCTTGGTACTCTAGATCTGCATCCTGGCTTGGATTTATAATTCCAAGCCCACCCAGTCTAACTGGCAATGCCAAGAGGTCTCTTTCGCTCGGCGaaagagaataataataataataataataataataataatatttgccaagtaaaactgaaaatagattacatcaaaaaaaataaataaataataataataataataataataataataataattattattattattattatttcttaaaAAAGCATGTCACGCaagtctcaatgctttttacaaatacaggTTAAAACATAAagtcaaaaaaattaaacatatTTATAACTCTAAAAATATGTTAATATGGTCATCAAAAAGCTAATTTAACAAGGAGATAATAACACAAAAACTCAGCCTTGAAATGAAGCCGTGTACTACATTTACAGGTATATCAAATGACCTCACTTTGCAAAGTGTGGTTTCTAAATTTATTTCTACATTCATCTTGGCCCCTTCCGTGCATCCTCAGATACTTTTCGCGATTTCCTCTCCGTTTTCAATAAAATGATAGCGTCTACACAAAATGCATTTACCCGTTCACACGAAAAGACAAAGGGTGCTTACGCAAGgacaatagggacctttagattctacgacgaggacgagaacgagtacgagttttgactgcccgtttttagcgaagaTACCAAGGAAATGTTTAACCCGTActcttaatcttactctttgttagcagtataggttgctcagttattcttattgctggtaactgagcctttttgctcatcaaaaaaagccaaaactgctaccgtgttgttgacttgttttgattcgacgacatttttgcaaacccTCGTACTATAATGACggcggcatcacgtttttcccgccaaaatgacgctagTTTGCGCGTGCTCACTGTTGTCTTATgcgaaaatctcgtactcgtagtcgttctcgtactagaatctaaagctctctaatgacgacggctacgagaacgtcttcaaaaatattatttcccgctATGGCAAATAATAATTTCGCCATTATTCCAAGTCCCTTGGCATAGTGTGTGTGTTAACACACACTATGCCTATGCTATGCTACTGGTGCCTCGTTTTATCACACGTTTTATGAAGGATTCCGTCCCATACAGAGGCTCTGTGCTTTGCATCATGCTGACTTCCAAATATACTGACCTTGTTGATACAAGCTAGCCACTATAACCCATGCCAAAACGCTCAAAACTTCATATCTCTTTAAGGccgttaaatttaatttattatcaGCCTCGGCCGCTAGTTTTGAACTTGACTGAAAATTTTGTAGCCTACATCTacgctcaactgacagtcgaccaataacatcacgaataagttgaccaatgacatctacgaccggagttcttatagtatctactgacgttacacaaatcacttgactctgaagatgactcctgctcaggttgtcgaaacgtcagtcaatgtcatctcaaacagtccttctcaggactacactcacccggacgatcgtacttgaCTTAATCATTTGAATTTGTCTCAATGCCGTACTGCTAGCATTTCAATACgttttttaattgtatttaattgtattttaatatataAACGTAACGTATTGTGAAACTGCATTTCAAACTTTAACAGCTATATGGTGTAGGTGGAATGCAAGATTTACCTTTGCTTGAAATTCCACTGTAAAAGGATGGTTAGGGTTTCCATCTTTTAACTGTGAAATATATCGCGTCGTTACCTAAACAAAACAGAATGCAACGAGTGACGCCATGGGTTGACGAGAACACTACAATTATAGCCATGCGCTCTTTTCCCATTTAtgaaaattactcgattctgattgatTGGACCAGAACTAAACAATTTTATCATTCATTGTATTCTATGGAGGCCCAATTAAGTTAGCCCCCTGAAAAATACACCTTAAAAAAATACTGGcaagttgtttttctgtttggaAATATTACTTTTATCTTTATCCTTGGTTAAGGAAACATTGTATTCGTAAAAAGAAGAGATACTTGGCTTTCGACAAATTCTGGCTCTATCAATGAAATTCGTTGTTACGTACCTCTGGTGCTTTTCCCAAATGCTGTGACAAAACAATCATGTTGATGAGACTCTCAGGATTACTGctgtcctgaaaaaaaaattcaaaattgagCGTTGAAAGAACTAAGAGGTACCCCGCGAGACAGAATCACATGGTTGCACAGTTATATTGGACACATCGCTCAGCTTACATGCACCAAATCGTTGTCCCCGAAACTTAGCCTCGTACTGTAGTTTAACTTGGAAAAGACGGCAATTAGCTGagataagggggggggggggagcacaTGCGTTATTGTCACCAATTAATTATTCCAAGCTGTTCGTGACTTGAAATTGTGTTTTTAAGTATCCAGCAGTTAAATGGGAATGGGTCGAAACATTCGCAAAAACCTGGAAATTTAGTGTCAGGTAATCATTTTCCTAACTGTAACATACAGTAACTTAACGTGTGAAACGCACGTGCTGAGCATGAAGAGCCACTGGTTTTGCTCCTTGAAGCTTTTGTTCTCTGTAGAAATCGTCGACGTCGTGGTTGTTGTTTGCTACTCAAGCTAAATTTTCTCTAAACATTTAAGAGGCAAACTTAGACAAAGAAAAGACGTGATGCCTTCTACGAGTCTCCAACGGAGGTTTTAGCAACAAGGTGGCAATGtcaacaccacaaaacaataacagcgagatttagcattgcgtttacgtgaaacggcaaacgtgaACGTGATGCTACATCCCGTTAATCTCTCTGTTATGaggaaaaatgatcgtgctgcacgtatTCTGGTACcagttattttcttttctttcggcTCACGCTGGCGAAAACCagaaaatagggagcttaagcacgaaaCGCTCTTGTGCCacgacggcaaccggaagggaGCCGTTTTTTCTCGTATTTTGTTTTGACACTACTTCATTTATGTTGCCAAGCATAttaccttgaaaaataaacgtcaAAACAGAACgcaaacaaaaatacaaaacatttaattggcttatcgaacaaaaacaaacgagcgcgaattttcattggcttagcgaacgctgATACAACAACGTCATCTTTCCATGGAAATTTTTGGAAAGCGATCGGTATTTCGCTTTGACgccatttgaaatgcagtactGTGATTGGggaatcgaactgtttactgccaaTATTGGGAGTTTCTTTGGCGGGAATAaagagaagctttgttttaatcttgctaaacattggtccgtgaaacaaattgggaacactttttcaaggtcatacgaaagtcgctctgtTAGAGAGGTTTAGTTTAAACATTTAGCAGAAACGCTTTTGGGCAATGGATGGCAAGCGGAAGTCAGCCTTTTCCGGAAGTGAGCCGTTTTTCTCGTATTTTCTTTTGACACCACTAATTGCACTTCATTTATCTTTTCAATATTAGAAAGGTCTAGTTTGAACATTTAGCAGAGACTATTCTCCTGGTAtacgaaatgttcacttccggcttctgtccgtggctcaaaaacgtctcgTACTTGAGCTCCCTAATAGCCGTTATGCGTGACGACGTCAGACCAGCcgatttcaccaccaagcctcgaattcgaaaatcagacttgtaaattttagcttgaGCTCAATCCCAAAGGGaaacaaacttgtaaagaaaatcCATGTGCGAACAGTATTGCACGTCGAGGTAATGTAAATAATTTTGCGAAAACGAGGTTTGTTGGTGAAATTTTGagcatatgacgtcatcatgcataaGGCCGATTTCAATGTGGTGTGTTCTCATTTCAGTAGACGTCGATCTTGTAGTAGACTTTCTAAGTACCCAGCCGTGAGGCAATAAACTCACTTTGTCTAGGGCGTCTTGAAGCATACTCTCAGCCTCTTCAAACTTTCCCATGTGCATGTAAGCAATGGCCTGTCCGTTGAGCAACATAACTGTCGGTGTGTATTTGTCAGACAGTTCTTGAAAGATATAATAGGCATCCTGGGATTTTTCTCCACCCTGagtgaaagaagaaaacaaggtTACCGGTAATCAAAATGACAGCATACAGCTgtagtaaaggaaaggaaaggaacttttttaAGTGTCTACTTATTCTAGCGCTGCCGGAGCGCtcattggggacactgtaaactgaactgGACAATTAAAGCAAAATGAATTCAAATGTTATAGTTATTAAGGAgaaggggaaaccggagtacccagagaaaaacctctcggtgcagagtagagaaccaacaaactcaacccacatgacaccgtgtctggaaatcgaacccgggccacattggtgggaggcgagtgccctCATCACTACGCTATCCCTGCACCCGTTTAGTAATGCACATTGTCGATTTATCTTAGGCCCCGTTCagacgtatccggatatttttgaatccgcaacttctTCTCTGCGGATTAAAAACAACTTCACGTCCACACCTAACGTATTCACATGTACCCGGATTCGACCATCCACACGATTCCAAATTCTTTGCGTATTCAAAACTTCCCACTCTGGAGGGCGGATTCGAATGCCGgcttcgccggatacgtgtggacagaaGGCGAATCAGCAAAGACAAAAATGtggatttaaaaatatccaGATACGagtggacggggccttaatcTCTGAATTCATACACGAAAAATCAAGAgcaatttcaatttgttttgaataGACACTTTTAACACTAACAAATGCAAGTCAATTGCTGCGAAGCCGGAGGCGAGCGGCATCACTAATCTCGACAAGTATTAGAGTGCGGGATCGCTGTATCACATGAGCTAGCAAAAATCTcgatttttcgaaaatttgtcTTTGGTTAAGGATTTTTCGGAGCGCTGCCGGATGAAACTCGGGAACGCTCAAACAACGGAATATTCTCGGATGATATTCGGAACGGATAGGTTTTACCCAGGGGTTTTACGTAataaaatcattttgtttttcgctATCTAGAAACCAAAGTACACACTGTAacggtaaccggtcgtttcgatcgaagttcgtttcgatcgaaaccaaaagtcagttcgatcgaaggcaagagtcagttcgatcgaagagtaATAAACgataataaaagttcttgtgttgtgtaatgTTTGTGCGAAGTAATATGCGCGACGCGGAAACGCGGTGTTCAattgatttcctttgttgtcGGCGTTTCTTTCTCGGCGTTCCTGATCGGCAATGCTCAATGCTATAACGTGCGTACACTGAAACACGGGGTTTAAGAATTTATTACCATGATGAAACGAACAAGTATTGTCACTTTCAATGAGAACCGAGCGAAAAGAGATTAAACGCTGTTGAAAACACTTGCGCTTGGAACAGAATCCGTGGAACATATTATCATAGCTTCTCATCGTTGCAAATCTTTACCACACAAGACAGTTCCGCACGCCAAAATACGAAAGCAAATGCGTTTGGAACATAAAGAATGGTCGCGTCTGTTTTCTGTTGAAGCAACCTAAAAGCCGACTCTGACAAAGCGTGCGGTAGGAAAATTACTGTGTTCCTTGAAGACCAGGTTCAAGAATGTGTTTTGCACAACTCCGAAGTTAACTGTATCAGGacatatttttaaacagatttgataaatagtaagttcaatacacttaaaatagttacagtcttcgatcgaactgactcttgtcTTCGATCAAATCGACTTTTGTCGATCAAAACGACCTTCGATCGAAACAactttcgatcgaactgacttgcaTTCACTGTAACaaatcagctttccaaaacaaacgGATGTTTTTTCGGGCGCGAAAAGTTTTCAGGACTTCCGAGAAACAAGCCCTAGGGTCGCTTGTTCGATGCCCAGCTGTCACCGTCGTCTTGCCTCAGACAAGAAACCTTGCTCCACACGGTCTTTCTTCCCTAACTTCAAGTGTGTAAACGGGTAATAGCGACATACTGTAGTACTGAGGACAACCCTGGAAGGCCCGGGTGAAACTTTGCCTGAATGGCTACAAAAAATTAGAAGTACGCACCACAGCAAGATTAAACCAGGCCAGAGCAAGTTGGGTCAAGGTAGCATCATCATCCTGGTCCTagacaaaagaaggaaagaaaagtaaacATCACATAAAAACATGTACTGTAATACTCTTCAGTGAGCTATCAATATTTAATTAGTAATAGGATGGCAAAGCATTCTGTTGATGATGTCAACAGTAGTtgagtgatgatgatgatgatgatgatgatgacgacaaatAAGACAAAGTGAATTTGATGGCCAAGGGGTGGTGCCTGTCGGCACACCATTTTCAAACGAACGCTCCCAAATGCCACACTTCAAAAGCAAAAGTGATGATCATGTTCAGGCAAGTACATGTTGTCATTGTCCAAATGAGTTTAAACTTCAgtttgaaagaatctgcctCTAATTTTCTCAAGTTAGGGGAAAAAAGCAGCTGATTTCTCTGAGTGAAATAGCCGATGCTTTTTGTTGGCTGTTAACTAGTACTTATTGAAACACTATGTAATTCATAAACTGAAACCATTACACGGTATaacaattacatgtaattattagcAGGAGAGGGGATGGTAAAGAGAGCAACAAAGCGATACCAAAAGGCACAGAAATCGAGCCTCTGATGTGCCAGCAAATCAACTAAGAATGTTTCCCCACAGCACTGACTCAGTGCGGATCCCCCACgacacattaattttatttaacctGTTGACCCCTGGGGATGAGACTTCAACAGAGTTTACtatgtctaatgccagacaattttacttgtcaactgggggtgtccaaGGGCCTTTGAGGTGTCAGTAAGGAGCTTAAGCTCGCACTTTTTTGAGATGCAGACAGCAGCCGGAAGGGAACATTTTGCGtcccaggacagtggtgtccccAAGAGTTTtctactaatcatctctaatggagaaatgaTACTTGGCGATGTAAATGACTTGTAGTCGTGTGAAGACAAGTCAacagggaaaacagctcacttccggttgcagtTCGCATCGCAAAAACACgtgtgcttaagttccctaatgtcccctccattaaaaCACCATAAAAATTAATGCACTCTACGTGTAAACTGTACCTGCATACGTTTAAGTTCTTTCCTGTGAAACAAGGAAATTGAAGTCAATATTGAGAGATAAAATGTCAGTTAAGGTTAACCATAAAGAATGTCAAGTCATCTTTGCGTACAACTTCACCAAAGGGAAAATACTGCAGTACATGCAGTTCTTGTTTGTTAACCAAAGTCAAGTCTAGTTTGATAGGGTTtatatagaccctatgcaaaaataactgcctttaaattattcttttgttcatattcaaaatagcgcaactaacctcgttcgggataacaaattctttagaatttttgtctcaaaaacgaggttagttcggctattttgaatatgaacaaaagaataatttaaaggcagccatttttgcatagggtctatgccTACATGTACATAGATGACCAGTTAAGGATACCAACAGTACATGCTATGGGAGTCATCCTCAAAAGCACCCCAGTTTCAGTCAGCAGTAACCTGAAAATGAAGATTTTTGCCCAGGATCTCCAGCTTAATATTCTATTAAAAAACATGACTCCAAGCCCATTACAACTGCCCCTGGGGCTGCACTCAGAGATCATACAGTACATGGGCAACAAAAAGCGTGCCAGATGTGACTTAACACAATGTACACACTTTATGCCAAATCACGACGAGCCATGTGCTTCAcaatttacaaaaatttggtttatcaacggagttgataatgtaaattgaccaccgtacagagattcttttagaatctctgtaaggtggtcaatttacattatcaactccgttgataaaccaaatttttgtatactatttccccaccgacgcagcaccacagtttctttagaaactaccccttcattccttGCTTCACAATTTAGTCTGCAGGACTGCAAGAAAAGGTTATTAGCATGGCATCCAAATAAATAAACGTTTTACctttacattattattataacatttTACAGAATACAGAAACTGATTAAAAGCTCACTTGGCAAGGTCTACTCGGTCCATGGCAAGGTAGATTTGAACTTGCAGAGAAGAGCTACAAAGGTAAAAATACACAACAGAggctaaaatcaaacaaaccaaagaaaacaactaaaaatttaGTGCCACATCAAAGAAGGAAATGTACAGTTGGCAAGAAAAACATAATGTCAACTTGATCTACAGTGTTTCTGCAAATGCTGCTGCAGCAACAAGACTGACTTCAATTAGGTAGTACAGtaattttttgggttttgaGTAAAGATACAGTTGAAATGTACTAAAGTAATCCCTGagaattttcaagatttcacaTTTCAAAATCTTTAAAAGAAATTGCTTCCCAGCCCATTAAACCTCACACTTTCTGCTTTTGGAGagcattttcaacaactttgttttgtattttcaaCAACTTTATACCAGATAACGTatattttcattcaaaattacgGAATTGAAATAACTTTAAAGCACAGGAATTTGGTAGTCGGTGCTCCAGATAAGATTTGGAGGCAGGATTTCCAAAAGTAATCTGCAGGGGTCAAACTGCAGTCAGTTTTAGGGGGTATTTGCACAGTATGTTTCCTTAAGTCTATTCCTTGATTTGGTGGGTCAGGTCTTATGCTTTGTCAGGTTTTTGACCCACCTCTTACAGTATCTGGCTCACTGGCAGTGTCAAGGAAGTTCATACAGGTAAAAGTAAGTTAGGGTTAGAAAAGTAAGTTCATGGGGAAATTAGAAGGATGACATTTCCAGCATTAGCATTAAAGACTCTGTCGAACAGCATGCATAGCCTGCCTTGACTCAGGTTTCGTGGTCCATGAAGACTCCACTGACCATCTTACACTGTACGATGGCAACTTGTGGATATCCAAATGAAGACCTCAGAGACCTGAGCCATGCAAGTCAGTTCGGGATCACTGGAGtttgataattattattgccgGATAAACATTAGTATAAGAGCGGTGCTTTGCTCTACTTATTGAAAATATACATTTCTATTCTTGAAgccaacttttcttttgttcactTGTAAGAAAGGACACAAATTGTCGCTTATTTTCTCCGGAGTGGCTCCATCataaaaacatatttaaaaATGCACACAAAGCATCCTGTTTGACAAAGAGTCTTCaagataataatattgttataaaGTTCTGTAGTCAAACAGGTTTCTGGTGCTTACCATTCTAAAGACTCTGACTGGTGGAGACAACGTAATGCAGACTCATAATTCTGTGTTAACAGCAAAACCTCAGTTAATATTAATGATTTTATTGTGAACAAGATATTCATTACTGTTCATCATGTCCAAATCCTAATGGCTTAATGCCACCAGCCAAAGAGACAATCACTCAAGCTAAGGCATGTGCAGTTGTTTGCAAGGTTCATACAGTACTAGAGTTACATGCAACAGTtcctggacaaaaaaaaaaggcctgAAAGTGGAGTAGTGAGCTTTAAGGCCCAAGTTCATCATGCAGGTATCTCAtaccgtggaacaattttcattcatgtacatgtatatgaaaaTCCCacaaaagctgaaattcatccaatcagatcgctactaTAAGCAATAAAAACTTTTCAATACAAAAACAAAGGTGGGAAAGCCTGTCAGTTGTACACTGTAGGTGGGCCTTTAAACCATAACCCTAACTCAACTAACAAAACTTTCACACTAATTCAGGGAATCAATCCCAAGGCACATTGGCAGAAGGTCTGAGCTGTCACAACTAAAGTGTCAAACCTACTCCCCTGTTttttattattaccattattttTCAAGGGTTTGATGACCTCCTATTACATGAATAACTATGGTAACTGTACATCAGTTTAGCAGCCTTAACCTCTAGTCTTTCACAATCTTTAGGGAAGAATGTCCCCCACCCCGCGCCAGGACTCCTTCTCAACTACATGTAACCTAACTAAAGCAACAagtcagtaataataataattattattaacagcAATCAGGATTGTAAGACCAGGGGCACAACTTGATTCTGACCTCTAtccgaaaaatccaaaaatagaTTATAAATATAAAGGGCTGTCAATAAGGGCTGGTACATGTAGCTGGCCATTTTAACAAGCAATCTTCAGCCGGCTATTTTTGTCTCATTTTACCACCAGTCAAGATCAAAAATCTTACACTTGTTAATTTAAATGTACTATCAAAGAAACTATTAAAACAGTCTTCTCCCCTTTTTGAGTGGCATATTTTAAGGGGATTAGACAAGAGGAAACACGAAAAATCTGCTCTTACTCAATCGTTCATGCGAGTGGTTTAGGACGAGTGGAACATGTACTTGTATAGTTCCCAGTCTCAcatttacattgtacatgtaatctgacaaaacaacatggcgtcCATGCCGTAAAGGAAAGTGCTAACCAAAACATTTTTCCGAGCCAAGCAAAGGTACCTCTTTAAGTATACTAAATTCCACCGCCGCTTACTTTTAATTATAAGCCTTCTTCAAGTACTGtactttcaaatttattgaCAGCCCTGGATACTTGTATCCAATGAGCTTCCGAGTGAGCCTGTTTTTAATTACAATAGGGCAAAGAGCCATTGGAAGAAGTACAATGTAGGTACACATATAACGGTGTGCTTGCATTACAGGTAAAAaactactacatgtacattgtatgctGCCCTCTACAGTGCACCTGTATTTGAGGGTTTAATGTTACTACTGTAAATGTAATAATTGTCCtttaacttaatttaaatttatcaaGCATCGACTACCTTAACCATGTTCTTATCTAGTGATGCAAAGTTATAAAGCGTaaattacatgtagtttcacCCACCTGTTCACTGAAATAGATGGAAGCTGCTACAAGCAGGTCATAGTCATTGAGATCACTGGAATTCAGTTTCTTTTCTATTGACTTTAAGATGACATCCCTGGAATAAcagcagaaaaaataaaataaacaaatacctaAGGACATACATGTGaggaaaacaacaataataacttATTGATTTCCTTGCTCCTACGTAAGGACAATGGACACAACTACATTTATCTTCAGACATTAAGATTTTGGGGCACCACTACAGAATGTATTTTGAGAATCTCAAGGTTAGTTTTGGCCATAATAAAGAAAGATAGTGTGTACCTTTTACTTGGATTCTGGTGATAATCTGCCAACATCCTCACTGGCTGGACCTCTGTGGGTGACACTGACGATACCTCGTCTAAAACGACTCGATGCTTACCCTGAGACAAAACCAAGAATGAGTCAGTGAATGGCACTCGGATCGTATCATGGATTCATCCATGCATTCAGTTAAATAGGGGGGTGGGCATCCCACGTCCAGtctgatcatcatcatcatgtggCAGCTCTcgtaacatacatgtatgtgataAGCTAGATACCAAAGCCAAAAAGGAAAGACTAAACCAATGAAACGATGACtcagacttaaaaacaatagaagatACTTGAAATatcaaacaatagcaggttatgAGAGCTGTTTCATCACTGGTCTTTGTGCATGTACGTTGTACAGCAATCACTGATGCACCGTTTGTAGGCTCACCTTATCATTCTCTCTGTATTTACCTGATTAGTTAAGCTTTTTAATTACCCAAAAGACCAacaatagagtggttttcaatatTGCATGTCGAAAGTAAtgagcaaattgctttggtttatgattagttcaactcagtgattggttcaaagttcgtgccattttttcaaccaatcagaagtgaaaccaaaaccaatcgtggctcgtgcgtgcgTGTGCTCGtgtccatcacatgcacacagtagcgatggcctcacttgagttctttccatatatacatacacacgctacttaggacaacacgcacttgcacttagtacttggcttgggccgagccgatttGTCTTCAAACTCTgacggcctgctcctgtctggccttgtagctcagttggtagagcaacgTTGATCTAATTCGGAGGttgtgggttcgattcccacccgggtcagagatttttctctgtccttgggtgttgcataagaagttcctcatgctgtggatcagcgaaggttcttcatccatcacatgcacacagtagcgatggcttcacttgagttctttccatatatacatacacaagctacttaggacaacacgcacttgcactTAGTACTTGGCTTGGCCGAGCCAATTTGTCCTCAAACTCTGACGGCCTGATCCcatctggccttgtagctcagtcagtagagcaacGTTGATCTAATCCCgcggtcgtgggttcgattcccacccgggtcagagatttttctctgtccttgggtgttgcataagaagttcctgatgctgtggatcagtgaaggttcttcatccatcacatgcacacagtagcgatagcctcacttgagttcttccCACAGATACATAcacacgctacttaggacaacacaCACTTGcactaattactttggttttagttttcgACACTCGACTGAACATCGCTCTATTCAAAATACATTAGGAATTGATTACTAACAACATGGCATTCAGGGTTAT
The sequence above is a segment of the Montipora foliosa isolate CH-2021 chromosome 2, ASM3666993v2, whole genome shotgun sequence genome. Coding sequences within it:
- the LOC137992319 gene encoding coatomer subunit epsilon-like; this translates as MAGGGDVDELFEIRNSFFIGNYQFCINEAQKLHPSSRELAIEKDVYMYRAYTAQGKHRVVLDEVSSVSPTEVQPVRMLADYHQNPSKRDVILKSIEKKLNSSDLNDYDLLVAASIYFSEQNYESALRCLHQSESLECSSLQVQIYLAMDRVDLAKKELKRMQDQDDDATLTQLALAWFNLAVGGEKSQDAYYIFQELSDKYTPTVMLLNGQAIAYMHMGKFEEAESMLQDALDKDSSNPESLINMIVLSQHLGKAPEVTTRYISQLKDGNPNHPFTVEFQAKEKHFDQFANQYTVSVQS